The following are encoded together in the Vigna unguiculata cultivar IT97K-499-35 chromosome 2, ASM411807v1, whole genome shotgun sequence genome:
- the LOC114174295 gene encoding serine/threonine-protein phosphatase PP1-like: MEGLDGLIERLLEVRKNRGKRIQLVESEIRNLCSTAKDLFLSQPNLLELEAPINVCGDIHGQYPDLLRLFEYGGFPPDSNYLFLGDYVDRGKQSVETICLLLAYKIKFPENFFLLRGNHECASINRIYGFYDECKRRFSVRLWKIFTDCFNCLPVAAVIDDKILCMHGGLSPDMDSLDQIKAIERPVDVPDQGLLCDLLWADPDSDIRGWGENDRGVSYTFGPDKVAEFLKKHDLDLICRAHQVVEDGYQFFADRQLVTIFSAPNYCGEFNNAGALMCVDETLLCSFQIIKPLGLRGKFT, from the exons ATGGAAGGATTGGATGGTTTGATAGAGAGGCTTTTGGAAGTAAGGAAGAACAGGGGGAAACGGATTCAACTGGTGGAGTCAGAAATTCGGAACCTTTGCAGCACCGCTAAAGATCTGTTCCTAAGCCAGCCGAACCTTCTGGAATTGGAGGCTCCCATAAACGTGTGTG GGGACATACACGGGCAGTATCCAGACCTGTTGCGACTGTTCGAGTACGGTGGTTTTCCGCCGGATTCCAATTATCTATTCCTGGGAGACTACGTGGACAGAGGAAAGCAGAGCGTGGAGACCATATGTCTGCTCCTGGCCTACAAGATCAAATTCCCAGAGAACTTCTTCCTTCTCCGAGGAAACCACGAGTGTGCCTCCATTAACAGAATCTACGGCTTCTACGACGAGTGCAAGCGCAGATTCAGCGTTCGTCTCTGGAAGATATTCACAGACTGCTTCAACTGTCTCCCCGTCGCCGCAGTCATCGACGACAAGATCCTCTGCATGCACGGCGGCCTTTCCCCGGACATGGACAGCCTCGACCAAATCAAAGCCATAGAAAGGCCTGTGGACGTCCCCGACCAGGGTCTCTTGTGTGACCTCCTCTGGGCCGATCCTGACTCCGACATCCGAGGCTGGGGCGAGAACGACAGGGGCGTCTCTTACACCTTCGGCCCCGACAAGGTTGCCGAGTTCTTGAAAAAACACGATCTCGACCTCATTTGCAGGGCCCACCAGGTGGTCGAAGACGGCTACCAATTCTTCGCCGACAGGCAGCTCGTCACCATCTTCTCAGCCCCCAACTATTGCGGCGAGTTCAACAACGCCGGCGCCCTCATGTGCGTCGACGAAACTTTACTCTGTTCCTTTCAGATCATCAAACCCTTGGGCTTGCGAGGAAAATTCACATGA